In one Oncorhynchus masou masou isolate Uvic2021 chromosome 23, UVic_Omas_1.1, whole genome shotgun sequence genomic region, the following are encoded:
- the LOC135510560 gene encoding uncharacterized protein LOC135510560, with amino-acid sequence MTTLKMITLCLIFALLVEMVDVRAGTESSSIRQESGLMSVNVGDTVVLHCFQESDMAILFSWYKQTLGDKLQLFSTVNKFERNATFYHEFKDNPRFSVENGQEKNHLRISDMQLSDSGTYYCGSSYSNKMEFGDGAILIVKVSGSRNMTVLQQSVSESVQPGDSVTLNCTIHTETCAGEHSVYWFRHGSGESHPGIIYTHGDRSDQCERSPEARSPTQSCVYNLPKRNLILSDAGTYYCAVASCGQILFGKGTKLDIEGHRAEPLLLVYCLGVALALSFILIIALAGIMYKMNKRKCRELVSQTRGPTVSQTDAGAEDADSLHYVALNLSNKKNRSRRQRSNMEEETVYSGIRQ; translated from the exons ATGACAACTTTAAAGATGATCACACTGTGTCTGATATTTGCACTTCTCGTAGAGATGG TTGATGTGCGAGCGGGAACGGAGTCTTCATCCATACGTCAAGAGAGTGGTCTCATGTCAGTCAACGTTGGAGACACAGTGGTATTGCACTGCTTTCAAGAAAGTGACATGGCAATATTGTTCTCTTGGTACAAGCAAACCTTGGGAGATAAACTTCAACTCTTCTCAACTGTCAATAAGTTTGAAAGGAACGCAACATTTTACCATGAGTTTAAGGATAACCCTCGCTTCTCGGTGGAAAATGGCCAAGAAAAGAATCACCTAAGGATCTCAGACATGCAGCTGTCAGATTCAGGCACTTACTACTGTGGGAGCTCTTATAGCAATAAGATGGAGTTTGGAGATGGAGCCATTCTCATTGTAAAAG TTTCAGGGTCCAGAAACATGACTGTGCTCCAGCAATCTGTGTCTGAGTCGGTCCAGCCAGGAGACTCTGTGACTTTGAactgtacaatacacactgagaCCTGTGCAGGAGAACACAGTGTCTATTGGTTCAGACATGGCTCAGGAGAATCCCATCCAGGAATCATTTACACCCATGGAGACAGGAGTGATCAGTGTGAGAGGAGCCCTGAGGCGAGGTCTCCTACACAGAGCTGTGTCTACAACCTCCCCAAGAGGAACCTCATTCTCTCTGATGCTGGGACTtactactgtgctgtggcctcaTGTGGGCAGATACTGTTTGGGAAAGGGACCAAGCTGGACATTGAGG GCCATAGAGCAGAACCTCTTCTCTTGGTGTACTGCCTGGGTGTAGCATTGGCTCTTTCATTCATCCTGATCATTGCACTTGCTGGCATCATGTACAAGATGAACAAGAGAAAGTGCAGAG AACTGGTCTCTCAGACAAGAGGTCCTACAGTTTCCCAGACAGACGCAGGG GCCGAAGATGCAGACAGTCTCCATTATGTAGCTCTGAATCTGAGCAACAAGAAAAACAGGTCTAGAAGACAGAGAAGCAACATGGAGGAAGAGACGGTCTACTCTGGCATCAGACAGTAG